One Lachancea thermotolerans CBS 6340 chromosome F complete sequence DNA window includes the following coding sequences:
- the VMA13 gene encoding H(+)-transporting V1 sector ATPase subunit H (similar to uniprot|P41807 Saccharomyces cerevisiae YPR036W VMA13 vacuolar ATPase V1 domain subunit H (54 kDa)), which produces MTVQEHSKLLLDSTHFSDIRSAVRSRSVAWDALARSAEISGPDAAVAKKLESALIKHTGVQISASECVPSAIHLLETAHNVDVQKAVHNLVAELLSSEEYADTTIEYFSKNPKAVVDLFNASLTGDDQTVLLSGFNIVSLLIQPELRNTDLVSKLLQHPRFNAVLQNLDHMDTSYVCIRLLQEMCSVKEYRRVVWTAQASFVPTLFSVVNRALDSNAANRAVPTNSNNLGIQIQYYSLLTLWLLTFDHEIASELASKYLSDFLNLLKLVKVTIKEKLSRLCIATILNCVSPHVKGHKALIRQLLLLGNALPILQSLSERKYSDDELRQDLATLKELLEQTYQELTSFDEYEAELDSKLLVWSPPHVDNGFWAENVDKFKEQDWKLFKKLVAILASPNNEASAKTTIQVALSDITHVVELLPESVDVLAKLNGKVLIMELLNHPDSKVKYEALKATQAFVAHTFSR; this is translated from the coding sequence ATGACGGTTCAGGAGCATagcaagctgctgctggatAGCACCCATTTCAGCGACATTCGCAGCGCCGTAAGATCGCGTTCCGTCGCATGGGACGCATTGGCCAGGTCCGCCGAGATCAGCGGCCCCGATGCAGCGGTGGccaagaaacttgagagcGCGCTCATCAAGCACACTGGCGTGCAGATTTCGGCCAGCGAGTGCGTGCCCTCCGCCATCCACCTCCTGGAGACCGCGCACAACGTGGACGTGCAGAAGGCGGTGCACAACCTTGTCGCGGAACTGCTCTCTTCCGAGGAATACGCAGACACCACCATTGAGTACTTCAGCAAGAACCCCAAGGCCGTCGTGGATCTCTTCAACGCCTCGCTCACCGGCGACGACCAGACCGTGCTACTTTCGGGGTTCAACATCGTCTCGTTGCTGATCCAGCCCGAGCTCAGAAACACGGATCTTGTCtccaagctgctgcagcacCCCCGCTTTAATGCTGTCTTGCAGAACTTGGACCACATGGACACCAGCTACGTTTGCATCCGTCTGCTACAGGAAATGTGCTCTGTCAAAGAGTACAGACGTGTCGTGTGGACTGCCCAGGCCTCTTTTGTACCTACGCTTTTCAGCGTTGTGAACAGGGCTCTTGACTCCAACGCTGCCAACAGAGCGGTGCCcaccaacagcaacaacttGGGCATTCAAATTCAGTACTATTCTCTATTGACATTATGGCTACTAACTTTCGACCACGAAATTGCCTCGGAATTGGCCTCCAAGTATCTCAGTgactttctcaacttgctGAAGCTGGTCAAGGTTACGATCAAGGAAAAGCTCTCAAGGTTGTGTATTGCCACCATTTTGAATTGCGTTTCCCCCCACGTCAAGGGTCACAAGGCCCTCATCCGCCAGCTGCTTCTCTTGGGTAACGCTTTGCCCATTTTGCAGTCTTTGAGCGAGAGAAAATACTCCGACGATGAACTTCGTCAAGACTTGGCTACTTTGAAGGAGCTCCTGGAACAAACCTACCAAGAATTGACCTCCTTCGACGAGTACGAAGCGGAGTTGGACTCCAAACTTCTAGTATGGTCCCCTCCACATGTCGACAATGGCTTCTGGGCTGAAAACgttgacaagttcaaggaaCAAGactggaagcttttcaagaagcttgttgcAATCCTGGCTTCTCCAAACAACGAAGCTTCTGCAAAAACCACTATACAGGTGGCTTTGAGCGACATCACCCACGTAGTCGAGTTATTGCCCGAGAGCGTGGATGTGCTGGCCAAGTTGAACGGTAAAGTGTTGATCATGGAACTGCTAAACCACCCAGACTCAAAAGTCAAATACGAAGCCCTAAAGGCTACCCAAGCATTTGTTGCTCATACTTTCAGCAGGTAA
- the ACF4 gene encoding Acf4p (weakly similar to uniprot|P47129 Saccharomyces cerevisiae YJR083C ACF4 Protein of unknown function computational analysis of large-scale protein-protein interaction data suggests a possible role in actin cytoskeleton organization potential Cdc28p substrate) — MSSQRVISESTGLYKLSIVNKQKNSTGSEEEITEPTKPETPKKGLPLSSPVRKGSKLESSPTRGGKVESDEPGSFSESLLYELAAKRRQVVELKQQLQHAEKELETLEQKCKRIGQAEKTPGSPERLHEITAKLQDTWRGVNSSPTVLKSKQSISNFFNAKDQAFEAENPQPLPTNTKSSYSQMMASKLQNIRNQQTQSPFLKKLVSKWQDFSVNEAEEEEFDNGRPTDKYYIKSKLDYDDDEEISSESELEMDKASTATDLDGGPVVSTFKR; from the coding sequence ATGTCGAGCCAGCGGGTGATAAGTGAGTCAACAGGCCTTTACAAATTGTCTATtgtcaacaagcaaaagaacAGCACAggttctgaagaagaaatcacTGAGCCAACTAAACCGGAGACTCCAAAAAAGGGCCTGCCCCTATCTTCGCCTGTCAGAAAAGGATCCAAACTTGAATCGTCTCCTACTAGAGGTGGAAAAGTCGAATCAGATGAGCCGGGAAGCTTCTCTGAGAGCTTACTATATGAGCTAGCGGCAAAGAGAAGACAAGTCGTTGAGCTTAAGCAACAGTTGCAGCACGCAGAAAAAGAATTGGAAACTCTAGAACAGAAATGCAAAAGGATCGGACAGGCAGAGAAAACGCCAGGCTCGCCCGAGAGACTACACGAAATTACTGCAAAACTGCAAGATACGTGGAGAGGCGTCAACAGCAGCCCCACGGTGCTCAAAAGCAAGCAAAGTATAAgtaacttcttcaacgccaAGGACCAAGCGTTCGAAGCAGAAAACCCTCAACCACTTCCAACAAACACAAAATCCTCTTACTCCCAAATGATGGCGAGCAAACTACAAAACATAAGAAATCAGCAGACGCAATcaccatttttgaagaagctcgtAAGCAAGTGGCAAGACTTCAGCGTCAACGAGgcagaagaggaagagtttGATAATGGACGGCCAACCGACAAATACTACATCAAGAGCAAGCTGGACTacgatgacgacgaagagatTTCAAGTGAAAGTGAACTCGAAATGGACAAGGCATCAACCGCTACTGATCTTGACGGGGGCCCTGTTGTATCTACATTCAAGAGAtag